ATGCCGACACGCTCGATCTGGGCACCCGACGGCCGTGGGTTCCAACTCGTCGAGCTACCGCTGACCTCGCTCCCGCTGTCAGGCCGACTGGGCCTGCTCGCCAGCTTCATCCAGCAGCCCTCGCAGCAAGGCCCGCAGGTCTTCACGCTGCGTCAGCTCACCGCCGGGGCCAAAGAGCTCGTGCCCGAGGGGACGGCCGGCAACCCGCAGCGGCCACAGGTTGGGCTCGCGCTGCCCTTCCCCACGCGCGACCTGGCCGGGTCGGTGTACATCTCCCGCCTGACCGATGCCGAGCGCGACCGCCCCGCCGCCACGCTCGCCGAAGTGCGCGAAGACGTCGAACGCGATGCGCAGCTGCTCGCCGGCTACGAGGCCATGATCGCGCGCAAGGACTCGCTGCTGACGATCGCCCGCGACAACTCGATCTTCGACATCGCCGTCGGCGGCAACAGCCAGAGCGTCGAGCCATTCAGCCGCAGCGCCGCCCCGGCCATCGACGGCGTGTTCAATGTCCAGCCGCTGGTCACTGCCGCGTTCGACCTCGCCGAGGAACTCCGCAGCGGTGCGGGTGTCGAGGGCACGCTCTCGGCCCAGCGCCTCGTCGGGGTCGAGCTCCCCCGCGAGCGCAAGCTCCTGATCTTCCAGGTCGACAGCTACAAGCCCATCTCACGCACCGCCTACCAGGAATTGCTCGACCCCAGCGGCGGCGTGCTCGGCAACATCGCGCTGATGCAGGCGAACACCCCGGATGCTGACCCCGACAGCGGCATCTTCGAGACGCTCTCACTCGACGCGATGATCCGCCACACCGGGTTCAAGTACGCCGAAGGCGAAGGCCCCACCCCCGCCGAGGGCGCGGGCGACGGTGGGGATGACAACGCCGATGAGTAGTTCGAACTAGAAACAACAGCACCCAGCCCCGCATGTGAATGCGGGGTTGTTTTTTTAACTTTGACGCGGATCTCGTTTAGCCGCCGTCCAACGGACGGCGCAAGGTTTGTCCAGCGCTCCGGCGCGCCGCCCGCTGGGCGACGGCTAAACGACAACGTTGCAATACATCGCCCCTACCCCACCGACGAGCCTGCGGGCACCGGCTTGCCCGGCGTCAGCAGCACGACGTCGGCCAGTGTCTCGCCGTCCATCACGCTCGCGGCCATCAGCATGCCGTTGGATTCTTCACCGCGGATCGTACGCGGCGCGAGGTTGGCGACCACGATGATCTGCTTGCCCACCAGGTCTTCGGGGTTGTAGAACTGCTTGACGCCGGCACAGATCTGCCGCTTCTCGTCGCCCAGGTCCACTTGCAGCTTGAGCAGCCGGTCGGCGTTGGGGTGGAGCTCGGCCTCGACGACCGTCGCGACCCGCAGGTCGAGCTTCGCAAAATCGTCGTACTGAATCGTCGGCTTGGTTTCCATGGCGGTCGCGGTCCGTATTGGCGATAAAAGAAAAGCCCGGCGCGGGCTGAACCCGGGGGCGGGAAAGGATACTGCATTCACGCCGGGCGTGACCGGCGTGTGCCCGCGCCGAGCGTTACCCGCCGCGTTGCCGGATACACTGACCTAAGCCATGCCCGCCCAAAAGAACAAGCCGCGACGACGACGCCTGCGCCGGCTCCTGGCCGTGCTCGCGGTGCTCCTGCTGCTCGCCGGCGGGCTCCCGCTGGCGGCGCTGTACTGGTACACCCGGCCCGCACAGCTCAAGCCCGTCGCGCAACAAGCATTGAAGGACCTCACCGGCTGCGACGTCGTCGTCGGCCACGCCGAGGTCTCACGCGACGGCCGAGTCCACCTCGAAGATGTCGAGCTCCGCGTGCCCGGGCTCGATGGCGAGTACGCCCTGCTCGCCACGATCAAAACCCTCGACCTCTTCGGCGAGCCGCGCGGCCTCATCGACGGCACCTACGCCCCCCACCGCGTCGAGGTCGACGGGCTGTCGTTACGACTCACCGAGGACGCCGACGACGGCACGTTCAACTACGAGCAGCTCGTCCTGCCCCAGGATACCGAGACCCAAGAGGCGGCCGCGATCCCGATGATCCGGCTCCGCCGCAGCGCCGTACGCTTCGGCCGGCGCGGCGAAGGCGACCGCGTCGAGCCCTTAGGCGAGATGCACATCGAGGGCGACCTCAACGCCGAGTCGCTCACCGACCGGCTCTATACCTTCGCGCTGCGCGAGACCGATGCGCAGACCGGCCAGCCCGACCCGCAAGGCGCGGAGTTTCTCGGCCGCTTCAGCATCGAGTCCCCGCTCGTCGAGCTCACCGTCAACCGGTTCAGCCTCGCCGACGAGCAGCGATTCTTCGTCCCCGCCGAGTTCCGCGACTACTGGGCCCGGCTCGCGCCCGAGGGCGACGTCACCCGCCTCACCCTCGCGCTGGGGCCTGATGCACAAAACCGCTTCTCCGAAGAAAACGCCAAGCTCGAGATGGAACTCGAAAACATCGGGCTCAACCTCAACATCCTGGGCGCTCAGGACCCCGACATGCGCGAGGCCGCGCTGCTGCTGAACACGATCGAGACTCGGCTGACCGGGCTGCGCGGCAAGCTCATCCTCGAAGGCGGGCGTTGGCGGCTCGAAGAATCGACCGGCCGCGTCAGCCAGTACGGCATCGGGCTCAGCCCCGTGGTCTACCACATCGACGCCCAGGGCGGGCTCGGGCTCAGCGATCCCTACGACATCGCGATCACCACCGAGCCGTTCACGCTCAAGGACCGCTTCGAGTTCCTCCTTGCGATGTCGCCACTCACCAGCGAGGGCTACCGCCGGTTCCGCCCCAGCGGCGCCATGTCGCTCTCCGCCCGCTTCACCTCCGACGGCTCGGACGCGCCGCCCGACTGGGGCATCCGCCTCAACCTCATCAACGCAAAGATGGTCCACGAGCTCTTCCCGCTGCCGATCACATCGCTGCGCGGGACGATCGACATCACGGGCGAGCAGGTCACGATCGACGGGCTCACCGGCGAGACACCGTCCGGCGCGGCCGTCTTACTCGCCGGCACCGCGACCCCCGCGAGCGATATCGCCGAGGTCGACCTCACGATCGATATCACCGGCCTCCCCATCGACGAGCACCTGCTGAGCGTGCTCAAGCCCAACGAGCGCGACAACCTCAACCGCTTCCTCGACCAGACCGCATACGACGGGCTCGTCGAACGCGGGCTCATCAGCACGGACGGCGACGGCGCACCGCGCTTCGTCCTCGGCGGCAGCGTCGATGTCCATGTCCCGGTGTTTAGGCCCTACGGCGAGGAAGCCGACTACTCCATCGTCCCCGTGCTCGAACTCGCCGGGCTCAACGCGCTGATGCGCGACTTCCCCTACCCCGTCACCGTCACCAGCGGCAGCGTGCAGGTCGGGCCCGACTTTGTCGTCGTCGACAAGCTCTCGCTCGCGTCGCCCACCGGCGGCGCGCTCACGGTCGACGGCCGGGCCGACAAAGACTCCGACACCGGCGACTACCTCCCTGTCCTGATGGTCACCGACGCCGCGCTCCCCGCCGACGCCCTGCTGCTCGCCGCGATCGGCGGTGAGGCGGAAACACTCCTCACCGACCTGCACCTCACCGGGCTCCTGCGCATCGCCGGGCCCATCGAGCAGCGGACCGGCGAGATCGACCCGGGCATGACGCTCGACGTCGTCCTCACCGACGCCAGCGTCAACCCCTTCGGCGGCGCGGTCACACTCCACAACGTCGCCGGCGCACTCACGCTCCACGGCAAAGCGATCACCGACCTCCGCTTCACAGGCGACTGGCGTGACGGCGCTTCGCTCGTTGTCACCGGCGGCGTCGAATGGGGCAGCGACGACCCCGACTCCGGCAACCCCATCACCGAGGCGGACCTGCTATTCAGCGCCGCCGATTTCTTCTTTGATGACGACCTGCTGGACCTCTTGCCCGCCGACAGCGACACGCGCGCAGAGTTGGCGGAGCTTTACGCGATCTACGACCCCGTCGGCGGGTTTGACGCCCAGCTGACCTGGCGGCCGACGAGCCGGCATGCCCCGGACGACTTCGAGGTCGAGCTCTCGCCGCGCGACCTTGCACTCAACCTCTTGGGCGGTCGGCTTTCACTCACGGGGATTACCGGCGGGGCGCATATCTCGCCCGACCTGCTGACGCTGCACAACCTGGGCGGGACGTTCACCGACGCCGACGGCGCGACGGGCACGCTCGAGGCCGACGGCACAGTCACGATCGCCGACGACCCCGACATCGCGCTGCGGCTGGCGGGCGAGACCAGCGCGATCGGCGCGACCGCTCGGCTGCTGCTGCCCGACAAGACGGTGGGTGTGCTCGACGCGATCGCGTGGGACGGCGGGTTCACGATGCGCGACGGCCGGCTGGAGATGACCGAGGTCGGCGGCACCGAGCAGGCCACAAGCTTCGACGCCACCGCACAGTTCGCCGGCGTCGGGATGACGATCGGTGGTGTGCCGCTCACCGAGGTGGACGCGACGCTCGCGGTGGTCGTCGACGACACGCCTCGCCGCGACATCCCGCGCATGTCGTTCGAGCTGGACTGCTCGTCGCTCATCGCGATGGATCGACGGGTGACACGCCTGCGCGGCCGGGCGGACAACCACGACCGCGCGGAAATCCTGCGCACCACGCGCGTCACCGGCTCGATCTACGGCGGGACCGCCATCTTCGAGGCCGCGATGGGACTGGGCGAGGTCGACCGCTCGTCGCTACGGCTGTCGATGCACGACGTCGAGCTCGACGCGTTCATGGAACCCGCCGAAGTCGAGCCAAACACCGACGGCCCGGGCGCGGTGCTTGAGCGCGACCGCTCACTCGGGCTCATCTCCGGTGAGATCGCAATCACCACGGGCTACGGCGAGGGTGCGCCGCGCACCGGCCGGGGCAGCATCCGCGTCGAGGACGCCTCGCTCTACGGCGACAACCCGCTGGGGCTGGGCATGGTGGAGCTACTCAACTTCAACATCCCGACCGGCCGGGGCTTTGACCAGGCCGCGATCGACTTCTCCGTCGTCGATGAAACGATCCTATTCAACCGGATCATGATGCAGACCCCCGAGCAGACGATGACCGGCCGGACCCTGAAGATCACCGGCGGCGGCACGCTGACATTTCCGCAACTCGCGCTCGACCTCCAGCTCCGCACCCAGAGCGGCGGGTCGTCGCGCCTCCCGTTCACCGGCATGTTCAACGCGATACGCAATGAGCTCGTCGGCATCACCGTCGCCGGCACCCTCACCGAGCCCGACGTGAGCTACACCGTGCTGCAGAACACCCGCGACGCGCTGAACGAACTGCTGACGGGACGGCCGCGGGTCGGGGAGTAGCATGCCGACACGCCACCGCGACGACATCGCAACGACATCGCCCAGCCACACGCCGAGCCCCGCATGTACTGCCTCGACTGCGACTACTGCCTGATCGGATCGCCCGGCCGTGTGTGCCCGGAGTGTGGGCTTGGGTTTGACCTGGACGACCCGGCGACGTTCCAGCCCGAGGCGTCGGGTGTGCGGGTCGGGAGCGGGCCGAAGAAGCGGCGGCTGGCGATGGCGTTGGCGGCGGTGCTCTGGTCTTATCCGTTTGTTTTGATTGCGGCCCACTACCTGACATGGTTCACGGCATGGGGTGCGCTCGGGCATCGGCCGCGTCTCTACATCGACGACCCGAAGTACATCTCAGCCTGGGTCACGGCCTGTTTCAACATCACGGTCCTCGTCATGATCGCCTTCCCAGCCGCGTTTCTGATCGGTTTCTTCGCGACTTCGTGGTACTGCATCAGCCATCGCAGGTCGTTCTTCGCCACCTCGGCGTTGCTGGTCACATTCCTCGGGCTCTGGGGCGCAATGATCGGTTTTGTCGCGTGGGACCCGAACAACGTCATCAACTGGTTCATGGACTAAACCCCGTCGGCACGCGCTTGCGTCGGCCCGGGGGCTTGGCCAAGCTCCACCAGGCGGTGGCGCCGAGCTCTTCGAGGATGGCGGGGTCGATCCGGCCTTCTTCGGGGGCGACCTGCTTGGGGTCGGCCTGCGGCGCGACGGCGACGACGGGGCGCGCCTGTCAGCTTCCGAAGCCAGTTGCGGTTGCTCCCACGCGAGGGGTCGTCCGCCATGGCCATCGCTTCATCCGCGGCGTAGCCGTTCATCACGACCCCTGCGACGCGGAGCCCGCGCACCTTAAGCAGCGCGACGGTCATGGCCGTGTGGTTGAGCGTGCCCAGGC
The sequence above is a segment of the Phycisphaeraceae bacterium D3-23 genome. Coding sequences within it:
- the metG gene encoding methionine--tRNA ligase subunit beta codes for the protein METKPTIQYDDFAKLDLRVATVVEAELHPNADRLLKLQVDLGDEKRQICAGVKQFYNPEDLVGKQIIVVANLAPRTIRGEESNGMLMAASVMDGETLADVVLLTPGKPVPAGSSVG